One Rhodococcus sp. P1Y DNA window includes the following coding sequences:
- a CDS encoding MmcQ/YjbR family DNA-binding protein: MVRALCMGLPEATERVSHGEPAWFVRKAPQFVMFADQHHDDRVGFYAAAPAGAQQDWIDRDPTRFFSPPYFGGRGWIGVYLDVEQDWEDVADIVEDAYRTVAPRSLVLQLDAERQP; encoded by the coding sequence ATGGTGAGGGCCTTGTGTATGGGTTTACCCGAGGCGACCGAGCGCGTCAGTCACGGGGAGCCTGCCTGGTTCGTTCGTAAGGCCCCGCAATTCGTCATGTTCGCAGACCAGCATCACGATGACCGGGTCGGCTTCTATGCAGCGGCACCTGCAGGGGCGCAGCAGGATTGGATCGATCGCGACCCCACTCGATTCTTCTCGCCTCCGTACTTCGGTGGACGCGGCTGGATCGGCGTCTACCTCGACGTCGAGCAGGATTGGGAGGATGTCGCCGACATCGTCGAGGATGCCTACCGCACCGTCGCACCGAGATCACTTGTGTTGCAGCTCGATGCCGAGCGGCAGCCGTAG
- a CDS encoding sensor histidine kinase: MTSALLWFAVLVACAVVAVAVISLRGRRDLTTPEERAVHSTLHTASLAARPLRRGLDRDSAAEAAPHLHALTGGDALGIADANAQLLTWSGPHEELIETFRTAATRAVEGGRRVLLMRPLGEDDPVRALIAQPLLVDDVGVVGVLGVVARSAPGPGMLGAITEVARYACGQIELAELDASRARLDRAEVRALRAQISPHFIYNALGTVASFVRTDPDRARELVLEFADFTRYSFRNSGEFTVLADELRNIDRYLTLERARFGDTLQVTLQVAPEVLNVALPFLALQPLVENAVRHGIAGRSGGGTITIVAADEGTDCLISVEDDGVGMDPELLRSGTLDSDEAAHVGLSNVDDRLRAAFGNDYGLVVDTAPGAGTKVSMRVPKFKAGIRA, from the coding sequence ATGACCTCCGCTCTCCTGTGGTTCGCGGTACTCGTCGCGTGCGCAGTCGTCGCCGTTGCCGTCATCAGTCTGCGAGGACGACGTGATCTGACCACTCCTGAGGAGCGCGCGGTGCACTCGACTCTGCACACGGCGTCGTTGGCAGCGCGGCCGCTGCGCCGAGGACTCGATCGTGATTCAGCGGCCGAGGCCGCGCCCCACCTGCACGCTCTCACCGGGGGCGATGCGCTCGGAATTGCCGACGCCAATGCACAGCTGCTCACGTGGAGCGGTCCGCACGAAGAGCTGATCGAGACCTTTCGTACGGCCGCTACACGGGCCGTGGAGGGCGGACGACGTGTACTGCTGATGCGGCCTCTGGGCGAAGACGACCCCGTGCGGGCTTTGATCGCCCAACCGTTGCTCGTCGACGATGTGGGGGTCGTCGGTGTGCTGGGAGTAGTGGCCAGGTCCGCACCGGGCCCGGGGATGCTCGGCGCCATCACCGAGGTCGCACGGTACGCATGCGGGCAGATCGAACTCGCCGAACTGGACGCCTCCCGCGCCCGTCTCGACCGGGCCGAAGTCCGGGCCTTGCGCGCGCAGATCAGTCCGCACTTCATCTACAACGCGCTGGGAACCGTGGCGTCGTTCGTTCGAACCGATCCCGATCGAGCCCGCGAACTCGTGCTGGAGTTCGCGGACTTCACGCGGTACTCCTTTCGCAACTCGGGCGAGTTCACCGTGCTCGCCGACGAACTGCGCAACATCGATCGCTATCTCACGCTCGAACGCGCGCGGTTCGGCGACACGTTGCAGGTCACCCTCCAGGTGGCACCCGAGGTGCTGAACGTGGCTTTGCCTTTCCTCGCGTTGCAACCGCTCGTCGAGAACGCCGTCCGCCACGGTATCGCCGGGCGTTCGGGCGGCGGAACCATCACCATCGTCGCGGCGGACGAGGGCACCGACTGCCTTATCAGCGTCGAGGACGACGGGGTCGGGATGGACCCCGAGCTTCTGCGCTCGGGAACACTCGACTCCGACGAGGCAGCCCATGTGGGTTTGTCCAATGTCGACGATCGGCTGCGGGCCGCGTTCGGGAACGACTACGGTCTCGTGGTCGACACCGCTCCTGGCGCAGGCACCAAGGTCAGCATGCGAGTGCCGAAGTTCAAGGCAGGGATACGGGCATGA